The Rhipicephalus sanguineus isolate Rsan-2018 chromosome 7, BIME_Rsan_1.4, whole genome shotgun sequence genome includes a window with the following:
- the LOC119400145 gene encoding uncharacterized protein LOC119400145 isoform X2 gives MCRCHRLFRSRRIEWPWAVASSCVQQPTSRVISAVCAIRRWSSWRSTVASTSTARTRSQSRIGFQQGNSLSPTRIMRPIVSSSSSTIAVGLDRSVDPCDDLYEQLPTVASTLVVPARSLGTGPTLRKARSQ, from the exons ATGTGCCGCTGCCATCG GCTGTTTCGGAGTAGGCGAATCGAGTGGCCTTGGGCTGTGGCAAGCAGTTGCGTGCAACAACCGACTTCGCGGGTTATCAGCGCAGTCTGTGCCATCCGCCGTTGGTCGTCCTGG CGGTCTACTGTGGCATCCACCTCCACTGCCAGGACGCGCAGCCAATCACGAATCGGCTTTCAGCAAGGCAACTCGCTTTCACCGACAAGAATAATGCGACCTATTGTTTCGTCTTCGTCAAGTACCATCGCCGTCGGCCTGGACCGCAGCGTAGACCCGTGCGACGACCTGTACGAGCAG CTGCCTACTGTGGCATCCACCTTGGTGGTCCCTGCGCGCAGCCTTGGAACCGGACCGACATTGCGCAAAGCAAGATCGCAGTAG
- the LOC119400145 gene encoding uncharacterized protein LOC119400145 isoform X1 yields MCRCHRLFRSRRIEWPWAVASSCVQQPTSRVISAVCAIRRWSSWRSTVASTSTARTRSQSRIGFQQGNSLSPTRIMRPIVSSSSSTIAVGLDRSVDPCDDLYEQRPTVASTWVVSARSHKTGKTFSNEAHRSGQPSDHHW; encoded by the exons ATGTGCCGCTGCCATCG GCTGTTTCGGAGTAGGCGAATCGAGTGGCCTTGGGCTGTGGCAAGCAGTTGCGTGCAACAACCGACTTCGCGGGTTATCAGCGCAGTCTGTGCCATCCGCCGTTGGTCGTCCTGG CGGTCTACTGTGGCATCCACCTCCACTGCCAGGACGCGCAGCCAATCACGAATCGGCTTTCAGCAAGGCAACTCGCTTTCACCGACAAGAATAATGCGACCTATTGTTTCGTCTTCGTCAAGTACCATCGCCGTCGGCCTGGACCGCAGCGTAGACCCGTGCGACGACCTGTACGAGCAG CGGCCTACCGTGGCATCCACCTGGGTGGTCTCTGCGCGCAGCCACAAAACTGGGAAGACGTTCAGCAATGAAGCTCATCGTAGTGGGCAACCTTCTGACCACCATTGGTGA
- the LOC119400145 gene encoding uncharacterized protein LOC119400145 isoform X3, whose amino-acid sequence MCRCHRLFRSRRIEWPWAVASSCVQQPTSRVISAVCAIRRWSSWRSTVASTSTARMRSQSRVDLEQSNSLSPTGGFFALRAHTTECTALRRTGPQRRPVRRPVRAAAYRGIHLGGLCAQPQNWEDVQQ is encoded by the exons ATGTGCCGCTGCCATCG GCTGTTTCGGAGTAGGCGAATCGAGTGGCCTTGGGCTGTGGCAAGCAGTTGCGTGCAACAACCGACTTCGCGGGTTATCAGCGCAGTCTGTGCCATCCGCCGTTGGTCGTCCTGG CGGTCTACTGTGGCATCCACCTCAACTGCCAGGATGCGCAGCCAGTCACGAGTCGACCTTGAGCAAAGCAACTCGCTTTCACCGACAGGGGGCTTTTTTGCTCTTCGAGCCCACACGACCGAGTGTACAGCTCTCCGTCGGACAGGACCGCAGCGTAGACCCGTGCGACGACCTGTACGAGCAG CGGCCTACCGTGGCATCCACCTGGGTGGTCTCTGCGCGCAGCCACAAAACTGGGAAGACGTTCAGCAATGA